Proteins co-encoded in one Carassius gibelio isolate Cgi1373 ecotype wild population from Czech Republic chromosome A15, carGib1.2-hapl.c, whole genome shotgun sequence genomic window:
- the LOC128028571 gene encoding calcium-activated chloride channel regulator 3A-1-like yields the protein MDSRSVFVLLWMLLSSTSSAIKLDGNGYVDIIIAIGSKVPQDDRLIDKIKDMVTEGSLYLYEALDKKVYFKEATILVPSHWSSKNVTKARTESFDKAKIRIDNADSTYGDEPYTKQYGECGTMAEYIHFTPGYLLNDTVIQLYGLRGKVFVHEWAHLRWGVYDENSEEKPFYHSKGRIEATRCSKDIEGQFYEEIAGGSLQPCRIDPQTSLPTNKCKFFPKRNQSTNSSLMFLPSLGSVSTFCRENEHNKEAPNLQNDKCGNKATWTVIFEDSVDKDALRSLKPLPSPPPPPSFKVVQRAQRVVCLILDVSGSMQGARILQQRQAATHFLRYIIEDQASVGIVTFSTSASTLRSLTIIDSKNTRETLIQSLPKVANGNTNMCLGLSRGLQELQKDNGDVLGDEIIFLTDGQATDNIAGCAPSAIQSGAIISTIAFSNEAASALIDMANKTGGIFFIARDDMISNQLMDAFASLTLSTGDYTNEPIQLESVGARTSGWFNGTVSVDQTVGNKTSFVIIYEKSFPSVYIQSPSGSIYTQTNMSHDGSLKIVTLNIPETAESGDWKYSVQTTSNQAFTITVTSQAARADVPPIIVKTHMNQQFNDGSKPMTVFAEVSQNYRPVINAEVWATLESETGSVHTLQLLDNGAGADAFQGDGIYSRYFTKIVGGRSSLKVRVKNQGGKNRFAVQKNSGAPYVPGYVVNGVVQLNPPKPPVSEEPLEVGNFTRTSTGESFVVKLSGTTPPNFPPNRITDLSAEIQEDTVLLSWTAPGEDLDQGTAKSYEIRWSFDLDMLRKNFSNGHVVNTAAVSPHEAGSVEQHSFNLSFPIQNGTTIFFAVQSEDKQNAKSETSNIAQASKILPDPKPPGISKKTVLIISLCVVIMVICFIVAVTTWAVRRRNLAV from the exons CAGAGTCATTTGATAAA GCAAAAATAAGAATTGATAATGCTGATTCAACATATGGTGATGAGCCCTACACTAAACAGTATGGAGAATGTGGAACTATGGCAGAATACATTCATTTCACACCAGGATACCTCCTGAATGACACAGTCATCCAGCTTTACGGATTAAGAG GAAAGGTCTTTGTGCATGAATGGGCTCATCTTCGATGGGGCGTGTATGATGAAAACAGTGAAGAAAAGCCATTCTACCACTCTAAGGGCCGAATTGAAGCTACAAG GTGTAGCAAAGATATTGAAGGTCAGTTTTATGAGGAGATTGCTGGAGGATCTCTTCAACCGTGCCGTATAGATCCACAAACTTCCCTACCAACCAATAAGTGCAAGTTTTTTCCAAAAAGAAATCAGAGCACAAACAGCTCCTTAATGTTCCTACCAAGCCTGGGTTCT GTGAGCACTTTTTGTCGTGAAAATGAGCACAATAAGGAAGCCCCAAACCTACAAAATGATAAATGTGGCAACAAAGCGACATGGACTGTAATCTTTGAGGATTCTGTGGATAAAGACGCACTTCGTTCTCTGAAACCACTGCCGTCCCCTCCACCGCCACCATCTTTCAAAGTTGTGCAGAGAGCACAGCGGGTCGTTTGTCTCATCCTTGATGTCTCAGGAAGCATGCAA GGCGCTAGAATTCTTCAACAGCGACAGGCTGCCACACATTTCTTGCGATACATCATTGAAGATCAAGCCAGTGTTGGAATTGTAACCTTTAGTACTTCTGCTTCTACTCTGCGATCCTTGACTATTATTGACAGTAAAAACACACGAGAGACTCTCATCCAATCGTTACCAAAAGTAGCCAATGGAAACACAAACATGTGCTTGGGCCTTAGTCGAGGCTTACAG GAACTACAAAAGGACAATGGGGATGTATTAGGAGATGAAATAATTTTTCTGACAGACGGTCAGGCAACAGACAACATTGCTGGTTGTGCTCCATCTGCAATACAAAGTGGTGCCATTATAAGCACAATAGCTTTTAGTAATGAAGCAGCTAGTGCACTTATAGATATGGCGAACAAAACTG GGGGAATCTTTTTCATAGCCAGAGATGACATGATCTCCAACCAGTTAATGGATGCGTTTGCCTCGCTAACATTATCAACTGGTGATTACACAAACGAACCAATTCAG CTCGAGAGTGTTGGAGCAAGAACATCTGGTTGGTTCAACGGGACAGTATCAGTGGATCAGACTGTTGGGAACAAAACCAGCTTTGTAATAATCTATGAAAAAAGTTTTCCTAGTGTTTACATACAATCACCAAGTGGCTCAATCTACACTCAGACAAATATGAGCCATGATGGATCGCTCAAAATAGTCACTTTAAACATTCCAGAAACTGCAGAG TCTGGGGACTGGAAGTACAGTGTCCAAACCACCTCAAATCAGGCTTTCACTATAACAGTAACGAGTCAAGCGGCACGTGCTGATGTTCCTCCTATTATTGTAAAAACCCACATGAACCAGCAGTTCAATGACGGCTCTAAACCCATGACAGTGTTTGCTGAGGTTAGTCAGAATTACAGGCCTGTAATAAATGCTGAAGTGTGGGCTACACTGGAGTCAGAAACTGGGTCCGTGCATACATTACAACTGCTGGACAATGGAGCAG GAGCTGATGCTTTTCAGGGTGATGGAATCTATTCCAGATATTTCACAAAGATTGTAGGTGGGAGAAGCAGCTTGAAAGTAAGAGTGAAGAATCAAGGTGGAAAAAACAGATTTGCTGTCCAAAAAAATAGTGGTGCCCCATATGTACCTGGATATGTGGTAAACG GTGTAGTGCAGCTGAACCCTCCAAAGCCCCCAGTTTCTGAGGAACCTCTTGAGGTGGGAAACTTCACCAGAACTTCCACCGGAGAGAGTTTTGTGGTGAAACTTTCAGGCACAACTCCACCAAACTTCCCTCCCAACAGAATCACAGATCTGAGTGCTGAGATCCAGGAGGACACTGTGCTTCTCAGCTGGACGGCACCTGGAGAGGACCTCGACCAAGGCACAG CTAAATCCTATGAGATCAGGTGGAGCTTTGACCTTGATATGCTTCGAAAGAACTTCAGCAATGGTCATGTAGTGAACACAGCTGCCGTCTCTCCTCACGAGGCTGGATCAGTTGAACAACATTCATTCAATCTCAGTTTCCCAATCCAAAATGGGACCACAATCTTCTTTGCGGTTCAGTCGGAGgacaaacaaaatgcaaaatcTGAAACCTCCAACATTGCTCAAGCTTCAAAGATCCTGCCTGATCCAAAACCCCCAGGAATATCAAAAAAAACAGTTCTTATCATCTCTCTGTGTGTGGTAATTATGGTTATATGCTTTATTGTAGCTGTAACCACATGGGCAGTGAGACGCAGGAATCTTGCTGTCTAA